The Streptomyces griseiscabiei genomic sequence GCCGGTCCGAATGTCTCGACCCGACCGACACCGACGATCCGCTGACCGTCTTCCACCAGCGGCTGAACCGCCCCGGCGGCGCCCATCTGCACACCGACCAGTACTTCAACGACCTCAACACCGAGGCGCACGCCACCGGGACGGGCCCGGAGATCATCGCCGACCTGGACGGCCGGGCCCCCGACTGGTTCATCGCCTGTGTGGGCACCGCCGGCTCCTCCACGGGCGTGGCCCGCGCCCTGCGCGCGCACGACCCGGCGGTGAAGGTCGTCGGACTGGTGGGCCGGAAGGGGGACTTCATCCCCGGTATCCGTACCGTCGACGAGGTGCAGGAGGTCGGCATCTTCGACCCGGCGACCTACGACACGATGGAGGCGGTGAGCGCCGAGGAGGCCATCGAGGGGATGCTCACCCTGCTGCGCCGGTGCGGTCTGCTCGCCGGGCCCACCGGAGGGGCGGCCTACTTCGGCGGGGTCCGTCATCTGCGCGCCCTGGACGCCGGGCTGACGGAGCGCAGGACGGCGGTGTTCATCGTCTGCGACCGGGTGGAGAGCTATCTCGACTACGTCCGGCAGCGCCGCCCGGACCTGCTGGGCCGTCCGCCCGCGAAGAACTCGGTCGCCACGCTCACCGACGCCGAGGTCCGCTCGGCGTCGGTCGTCGACGTCGAGGAGGCCCAGAAGTGGATCGCCGCGCAGCGCCCCCTCGTCGTCGACCTGCGCGGACCGTTCGCGTACGCGGCGCTGCACATCGACGGCTCGGTGAACATCGTCGACGAACTCTTCGAGGAACTCCTGCGGGGCGGGCTGCCCTTCGGCACCCGGCAGCCGGTGCTGCTCGCGTGCCCGGTCGGCGAGAAGTCGGCCCGGTACGCCGCCCTGCTGACCCGGATGGGGCACCCCGATGTACGCAGTCTGGCCGGGGGCATCATCGCCTGGCGGGACGCGGGCGCGCCGCTGGTGCGTGACTGACATGACCGATCCCGTCGCACGACAGGCGGAAGCGGAACCGGCCGAGTGGCAGCGGTCGCTGCGCGCCCAGTTCCCGATCGTCGCCGGGCATCCGGAGCTGGCGTACCTCGACAGCGCGGCCACCAGCCAGAAGCCGCGGTCCG encodes the following:
- a CDS encoding pyridoxal-phosphate dependent enzyme, with amino-acid sequence MRYDNITDAIGDTPLVRIDPAVHGLRNIDLYAKLEMLNPFGSLKDRAAWSMTRRELAGAKERGETIVELSSGNTAKALALIAGLHGLSFKSVTNRMRIPEIKDLLLLLGAEIEELPGRSECLDPTDTDDPLTVFHQRLNRPGGAHLHTDQYFNDLNTEAHATGTGPEIIADLDGRAPDWFIACVGTAGSSTGVARALRAHDPAVKVVGLVGRKGDFIPGIRTVDEVQEVGIFDPATYDTMEAVSAEEAIEGMLTLLRRCGLLAGPTGGAAYFGGVRHLRALDAGLTERRTAVFIVCDRVESYLDYVRQRRPDLLGRPPAKNSVATLTDAEVRSASVVDVEEAQKWIAAQRPLVVDLRGPFAYAALHIDGSVNIVDELFEELLRGGLPFGTRQPVLLACPVGEKSARYAALLTRMGHPDVRSLAGGIIAWRDAGAPLVRD